The following proteins come from a genomic window of Diprion similis isolate iyDipSimi1 chromosome 8, iyDipSimi1.1, whole genome shotgun sequence:
- the LOC124408885 gene encoding UPF0547 protein C16orf87-like — translation MAKTKTISKGCPKCEFQVPVACKACPCGHSFFNARRNSIKSPPSPEGGVMKTRRTNRVKREKPNYYDALEYDKQTRKSAKIKRAAELGTDIDCRQLNKKKKKRGKGKGKGGGSSGAGDDDDEPEGVSALSPDKQLTCSLILQELNNKMSMVAWKP, via the exons atggCCAAAACTAAAACAATAAGCAAAGGTTGTCCGAAATGTGAATTTCag gtcCCTGTGGCCTGCAAGGCCTGTCCTTGTGGCCATTCGTTTTTCAATGCACGTCGAAACTCGATTAAGAGTCCACCGAGCCCTGAAGGAGGGGTAATGAAAACTAGACGAACAAATCGTGTTAAGCGTGAGAAACCTAATTACTACGATGCTTTGGAATACGATAAGCAAACAAGGAAAAGTGCTAAG ATTAAGCGTGCCGCAGAATTGGGAACCGACATAGACTGCAGGCagctcaataaaaaaaaaaagaaacggggTAAAGGGAAGGGTAAAGGAGGCGGAAGCAGCGGAGCAGGAGATGATGACGACGAACCAGAAGGTGTCAGTGCACTTTCACCTGATAAGCAGCTCACTTGTTCCCTCATTTTACAAGagttgaataacaaaatgaGTATGGTTGCATGGAAACCATGA
- the LOC124408881 gene encoding RNA-binding motif protein, X-linked 2: protein MNPLTNVKNITKLGEQELVRNSKSSWHDKYKDSAWIFVGGLPYDLTEGDVITVFSQYGEIVNINLVRDKDTGKPKGFGFICYEDQRSTILAVDNFNGTKVLGRILRVDHVEKYKVPKESKNTDEHTKKLQNQGCAPVRK from the exons ATGAACCCCCTAAC gaatgtaaaaaatataaccaAGTTAGGTGAGCAAGAACTAGTACGCAACAGTAAATCTTCGTGGCATGACAAGTACAAGGACAGTGCTTGGATATTCGTTGGAGGCTTACCGTATGATTTAACTGAGGGAGATGTTATTACAGTATTTTCCCA GTACGGTGAAATCGTAAACATCAATCTCGTCAGGGACAAGGACACTGGCAAACCGAAAGGGTTTGGCTTTATTTGTTACGAGGATCAAAGAAGCACTATACTCGCTGTAGATAACTTCAATGGAACAAAG GTCCTGGGTCGAATTTTGAGAGTAGATCACGTGGAGAAGTACAAAGTGCCGAAAGAGTCGAAAAATACTGATGAACAtacaaaaaaactgcagaatcaaGGCTGTGCACCAGTACGAAAATGA
- the LOC124408882 gene encoding succinate dehydrogenase assembly factor 3, mitochondrial — translation MNITSHVQRVKFLYKTILKLHRGLPLEIQPLGNDYVRDEFRRHKNCNPAEAQVFMTEWADYATKLAEQLGLRGPQQAKKLGIDLDQEAIEKMRDEQIQQLYELMMTATGKHDEKSEDT, via the exons atgaacataaCCTCGCATGTACAAcgcgtgaaatttttgtacaaaactaTCCTGAAACTTCACCGTGGCTTACCGTTGGAAATTCAACCTCTTGGCAATGATTACGTTCGTGATGAATTTAGGAGGCATAAAAATTGCAACCCTGCAGAGGCTCAAGTTTTCATGACAGAATGGGCT GATTATGCTACAAAACTTGCCGAACAACTGGGACTTAGAGGACCACAGCAAGCCAAAAAATTAGGCATAGATTTGGACCAGGAGGCCATTGAGAAAATGAGAGATGAGCAAATACAGCAACTCTATGAATTGATGATGACGGCAACTGGGAAACATGATGAAAAGAGTGAAGATACTTAA
- the LOC124408884 gene encoding monocarboxylate transporter 13-like isoform X1, protein MKGGKKEAAPTTGIGIKIGDEDVPKKGDYQLVPLKPSSDEDRHPKANGTAVPANGKVKSAPAEGELVPPDGGWGWLVLLASVTVNVLIPGTIKSFGVLFVEFLEVFKDSSPAAAAWIPALCYFLYSSLGPLSSVLSVRYSYRTVTLIGGTFAAAGMMLSYFANSVGYLCMSYGVLVGIGAGLAFPPTVYIVTSYFVRLRGLANGLCISGSALGSIFLPPVLQILLGEYGYRGAVLIMGALTLNVWACALLYDPVEKHLIPAKRSEDTEDPEEADRISINVTTPEEEKNPTSLLIVPQSNGRDPTVPKSASSVALENYRNTPVQGRTRKVSMPAGKDVGAGQMHSTPALHVVPERGDFESSKLRSRRAPPRSPSASSFNYISTPYHGSTLSALHPEHASTLTLNAISSTFRKSPEKKAGKLDDKEKSKNKFFDVSLLKDPIYLVILISNSTNAVSYTNFVILLPAYAISLGFEKNMSSLLLSIVSILDLTGRIGGSAMSDIKIMPKHWYFVGGLLVSGISLALLPFATTYTMLAVYCAVFGLSSGIYVGITAVIMADMLGLEKLTSSYGISLFVNGIIQLVGPPICGLVFQEIGSYGPIFSILGLVLVAGSSLWGFVPFIYRRQARNLANGQAAAQKL, encoded by the exons ATGAAGGGGGGTAAAAAGGAAGCTGCACCGACCACCGGTATCGGCATCAAAATCGGCGACGAGGATGTTCCAAAGAAAGGAGACTATCAGCTGGTCCCCCTGAAACCTTCGAGCGATGAGGATCGTCATCCGAAGGCAAACGGGACTGCAGTTCCCGCGAATGGCAAAG TAAAATCTGCGCCTGCGGAGGGAGAACTGGTGCCACCGGATGGAGGATGGGGATGGCTGGTGCTTCTTGCTTCCGTCACAGTCAATGTTTTAATCCCGGGTACAATAAAATCGTTTGGTGTGCTTTTCGTCGAGTTCCTTGAAGTCTTCAAAGACTCTTCACCAGCTGCTGCGGCATGGATTCCGGCTCTCTGTTATTTCCTTTACAGTTCTCTCG GACCCCTATCCAGTGTCTTGTCTGTGAGATATTCGTACAGGACAGTCACACTTATCGGTGGAACATTTGCCGCGGCTGGAATGATGCTGAGTTACTTTGCGAATTCCGTCGGATATCTTTGCATGAG CTACGGAGTCCTCGTGGGAATTGGAGCAGGTTTGGCCTTCCCGCCAACGGTCTACATAGTCACATCGTACTTTGTTCGATTAAGGGGACTTGCTAACGGTCTATGTATTTCTGGAAGCGCCCTTGGATCAATATTCTTACCACCAGTGCTCCAAATACTTTTGGGAGAGTACGGCTACAG AGGAGCCGTGCTGATAATGGGTGCTCTGACTTTGAACGTCTGGGCATGTGCGCTGCTCTATGACCCGGTTGAGAAGCACTTGATACCAGCGAAACGTTCAGAGGACACGGAGGATCCGGAAGAGGCTGACAGAATATCGATAAACGTGACGACGccggaggaggagaagaaccCAACGAGCCTGCTGATAGTTCCGCAATCTAACGGGCGGGATCCGACCGTACCGAAGAGCGCTTCGAGCGTGGCCTTGGAAAACTATCGGAACACCCCGGTTCAGGGTAGGACACGAAAGGTGAGCATGCCGGCCGGCAAGGACGTTGGTGCCGGACAAATGCACAGCACCCCGGCACTTCACGTCGTTCCTGAGCGAGGTGACTTCGAGAGCTCTAAATTGAGGAGTAGACGAGCACCCCCGAGGTCACCGAGCGCCTCGTCCTTCAACTACATCAGCACGCCTTACCACGGCAGCACGCTGTCGGCCCTCCACCCTGAGCACGCCTCGACCTTGACGCTGAACGCGATATCGAGTACATTCAGAAAGTCGCCGGAAAAgaaagcggggaaattggatGATAAAGAGAAGTCGAAGAACAAGTTCTTCGACGTCAGTCTGTTGAAGGACCCCATTTATCTGGTCATTCTCATATCGAACTCTACTAACGCCGTCAGCTACACCAACTTTGTTATACTTCTTCCCGCCTACGCGATATCGCTAGGTTTTGAGAAGAACATGTCGTCTCTGCTTCTATCCATCGTATCGATCCTCGATCTAACGGGGCGCATCGGCGGATCCGCCATGTCCGACATCAAGATAATGCCGAAGCATTGGTACTTCGTTGGCGGTCTTCTCGTTTCCGGTATATCACTCGCTCTGCTACCCTTCGCCACCACCTACACTATGCTGGCTGTTTACTGCGCGGTTTTCGGCCTCTCATCGGGAATTTACGTCGGTATTACAGCCGTCATAATGGCCGACATGTTGGGGCTGGAAAAGCTCACATCCTCTTACGGGATATCACTTTTTGTTAACGGTATCATACAGCTGGTTGGACCTCCGATATGTGGATTGGTGTTCCAAGAGATCGGGAGCTATGGTCCGATTTTTTCCATCCTGGGCCTCGTACTCGTTGCCGGATCCTCACTTTGGGGATTCGTACCCTTCATTTACAGAAGGCAAGCGAGAAATCTAGCTAACGGTCAAGCTGCCGCACAAAAATTATAG
- the LOC124408884 gene encoding monocarboxylate transporter 13-like isoform X2: MTRTVLIKSAPAEGELVPPDGGWGWLVLLASVTVNVLIPGTIKSFGVLFVEFLEVFKDSSPAAAAWIPALCYFLYSSLGPLSSVLSVRYSYRTVTLIGGTFAAAGMMLSYFANSVGYLCMSYGVLVGIGAGLAFPPTVYIVTSYFVRLRGLANGLCISGSALGSIFLPPVLQILLGEYGYRGAVLIMGALTLNVWACALLYDPVEKHLIPAKRSEDTEDPEEADRISINVTTPEEEKNPTSLLIVPQSNGRDPTVPKSASSVALENYRNTPVQGRTRKVSMPAGKDVGAGQMHSTPALHVVPERGDFESSKLRSRRAPPRSPSASSFNYISTPYHGSTLSALHPEHASTLTLNAISSTFRKSPEKKAGKLDDKEKSKNKFFDVSLLKDPIYLVILISNSTNAVSYTNFVILLPAYAISLGFEKNMSSLLLSIVSILDLTGRIGGSAMSDIKIMPKHWYFVGGLLVSGISLALLPFATTYTMLAVYCAVFGLSSGIYVGITAVIMADMLGLEKLTSSYGISLFVNGIIQLVGPPICGLVFQEIGSYGPIFSILGLVLVAGSSLWGFVPFIYRRQARNLANGQAAAQKL; the protein is encoded by the exons ATGACAAGGACCGTGCTCA TAAAATCTGCGCCTGCGGAGGGAGAACTGGTGCCACCGGATGGAGGATGGGGATGGCTGGTGCTTCTTGCTTCCGTCACAGTCAATGTTTTAATCCCGGGTACAATAAAATCGTTTGGTGTGCTTTTCGTCGAGTTCCTTGAAGTCTTCAAAGACTCTTCACCAGCTGCTGCGGCATGGATTCCGGCTCTCTGTTATTTCCTTTACAGTTCTCTCG GACCCCTATCCAGTGTCTTGTCTGTGAGATATTCGTACAGGACAGTCACACTTATCGGTGGAACATTTGCCGCGGCTGGAATGATGCTGAGTTACTTTGCGAATTCCGTCGGATATCTTTGCATGAG CTACGGAGTCCTCGTGGGAATTGGAGCAGGTTTGGCCTTCCCGCCAACGGTCTACATAGTCACATCGTACTTTGTTCGATTAAGGGGACTTGCTAACGGTCTATGTATTTCTGGAAGCGCCCTTGGATCAATATTCTTACCACCAGTGCTCCAAATACTTTTGGGAGAGTACGGCTACAG AGGAGCCGTGCTGATAATGGGTGCTCTGACTTTGAACGTCTGGGCATGTGCGCTGCTCTATGACCCGGTTGAGAAGCACTTGATACCAGCGAAACGTTCAGAGGACACGGAGGATCCGGAAGAGGCTGACAGAATATCGATAAACGTGACGACGccggaggaggagaagaaccCAACGAGCCTGCTGATAGTTCCGCAATCTAACGGGCGGGATCCGACCGTACCGAAGAGCGCTTCGAGCGTGGCCTTGGAAAACTATCGGAACACCCCGGTTCAGGGTAGGACACGAAAGGTGAGCATGCCGGCCGGCAAGGACGTTGGTGCCGGACAAATGCACAGCACCCCGGCACTTCACGTCGTTCCTGAGCGAGGTGACTTCGAGAGCTCTAAATTGAGGAGTAGACGAGCACCCCCGAGGTCACCGAGCGCCTCGTCCTTCAACTACATCAGCACGCCTTACCACGGCAGCACGCTGTCGGCCCTCCACCCTGAGCACGCCTCGACCTTGACGCTGAACGCGATATCGAGTACATTCAGAAAGTCGCCGGAAAAgaaagcggggaaattggatGATAAAGAGAAGTCGAAGAACAAGTTCTTCGACGTCAGTCTGTTGAAGGACCCCATTTATCTGGTCATTCTCATATCGAACTCTACTAACGCCGTCAGCTACACCAACTTTGTTATACTTCTTCCCGCCTACGCGATATCGCTAGGTTTTGAGAAGAACATGTCGTCTCTGCTTCTATCCATCGTATCGATCCTCGATCTAACGGGGCGCATCGGCGGATCCGCCATGTCCGACATCAAGATAATGCCGAAGCATTGGTACTTCGTTGGCGGTCTTCTCGTTTCCGGTATATCACTCGCTCTGCTACCCTTCGCCACCACCTACACTATGCTGGCTGTTTACTGCGCGGTTTTCGGCCTCTCATCGGGAATTTACGTCGGTATTACAGCCGTCATAATGGCCGACATGTTGGGGCTGGAAAAGCTCACATCCTCTTACGGGATATCACTTTTTGTTAACGGTATCATACAGCTGGTTGGACCTCCGATATGTGGATTGGTGTTCCAAGAGATCGGGAGCTATGGTCCGATTTTTTCCATCCTGGGCCTCGTACTCGTTGCCGGATCCTCACTTTGGGGATTCGTACCCTTCATTTACAGAAGGCAAGCGAGAAATCTAGCTAACGGTCAAGCTGCCGCACAAAAATTATAG